In one Diabrotica virgifera virgifera chromosome 7, PGI_DIABVI_V3a genomic region, the following are encoded:
- the LOC126888447 gene encoding uncharacterized protein LOC126888447 isoform X16 — protein MKLKILISSFLLVGISQAALLGRQGILAQTANKLGLGNIISVNADAEANLLGNKVGVDGAVGIGGQGIGAHLSGDADVLGQKVNVHGDVLDGHAIDQHNHEVFRDNRGRQYTLQRQYIGSNSVLVRKYLDNGQIYVDGADQDNVLQHSQSGRVVISGNSGSNGGYMQQGGLLINRVPNINVIATSRDRDATVRIPLTGHLPNGIVELDPGFSGPWGNMKLDPGFAGPWRNMLLNIKRVSPLEWQEWLLEQKQRNRNLDLTLIEQWINQQHLLLKVDTAVIEGWIMQQQKSNPNFLYNWIINHQVPNLLGNMRLPGYIPDMRTWDGKMRLPTEQKVTPQVWQQWVIQQKQTNNVDLSAIENWIQQQQKTLNLNADSLEGWIMQQQQSNPSFLYNWTVKKQVPNLSVDFGKNILDQLKNGADKTVEVVNGVLRLPTSTNTDSVIPVDENGNIVLGGRPRDSSVVLDFGKNVLDQVKNGDDKTVEVINDVLTRPTSRDRDASVVLGGNDRPVLVDRPTFDLPTSRDRDATVVIGGNDRPILDLPTSRDRDATVVIGGNDRPLLDRPTSRDRDATVVLGGNERPVVLDRPTFDLPTSRDRDATVVIGGNDRPLLDRPTSRDRDATVVLGGNDRPVVLDRPTFDLPTSRDRDATVVIGGNDRPLLDRPTSRDRDATVVLGGNDRPVVLDRPTFDLPTSRDRDATVVVGGNDRPLLDLPTSRDRDATVVIGGNDRPLLDRPTSRDRDATVVLGGNDRPVVLDRPTFDLPTSRDRDATVVVGGNDRPLLDLPTSRDRDATVVIGGNDRPLLDRPTSRDRDATVVLGGNDRPVVLDRPTFDLPTSRDRDATVVVGGNDRPLLDLPTSRDRDATVVIGGNDRPLLDRPTSRDRDATVVLGGNDRPVLDRPTSRDRDATVVLGGNDRPVLDRPTSRDRDATVVLGGNDRPVVLDRPTFDLPTSRDRDATVVIGGNDRPLLDRPTSRDRDATVVLGGNDRPVLDRPTSRDRDATVVLGGNDRPVVLDRPTFDLPTSRDRDATVVVGGNDRPLLDLPTSRDRDATVVLGGNDTPVLDRPTSRDRDATVVLGGNDRPVVLDRPTFDLPTSRDRDATVVIGGNDRPLLDLPTSRDRDATVVLGGNDRPVVLDRPTFDLPTSRDRDATVVISGNDRPLFERPTSRDRDASVVLDLGKNVLNNIKNGADKTVQVVDNVLNHATSRDRDSSVVIELPVSKDRDSSVILNGRTLPTTNIEIDPGFAGPLRNILSIKKVQPVDWQKWLIQQKQKNNIDITVIENWINNQHEVLKLDQSIIEAWIMQQQNSNPSFLYNWMIRKQIPNMLNENGPMVESPLNGKGPMMEPTGKLNVEKATPEVWQRWVIQQKQQNNVDLNVIENWINQQHQVLKQDVGDLEGWIIQQQRMNPSFLYNWIIRKEVPQISSQWFVQSKEVEEPEVSQLYVNGQMVESVEPSVWQQWLIAQKQKYNIDISVIENWINQQHQQMKLDVGYLEGWIMQQQNANANFLVNWIIKRQVPSFSYQWKMVRMVSQPQNSGTFHVWINNRSVEKVSPEVWKQWVSEQQRNGMDMSLVERNINQWHESLKVDLAYLEAWVMQEQQADSKFLYRWTVERKIPAISYKWKMESQRVQPVVTSSSSHTYTWKVQKQTQQ, from the exons aGACAACAGAGGCCGTCAATACACCCTTCAACGTCAGTACATCGGTTCCAACTCCGTCTTGGTCAGAAAATACTTGGACAATGGACAAATTTACGTCGATGGTGCAGACCAAGATAATGTATTGCAACATTCTCAGTCCGGTAGGGTTGTAATTAGCGGAAACAGTGGCTCCAATGGTGGATATATGCAACAAGGAGGACTCCTTATTAATCGAGTACCAAATATAAATGTTATTGCTACATCTAGAGATAGGGACGCAACAGTTCGTATACCACTTACAGGTCATTTACCAAATGGTATTGTAGAACTAGATCCCGGTTTCTCTGGACCATGGGGAAATATGAAACTAGATCCCGGTTTCGCAGGTCCATGGAGAAATATGCTTTTGAATATTAAGAGAGTATCACCTCTAGAGTGGCAAGAATGGCTGCTTGAACAAAAACAAAGGAACAGAAACCTTGATTTAACTCTTATTGAACAATGGATTAATCAACAACATTTATTATTGAAGGTAGACACTGCAGTTATAGAAGGATGGATCATGCAGCAACAAAAATCTAACCCTAACTTCTTGTATAACTGGATCATTAATCACCAGGTTCCTAATCTTTTAGGCAACATGAGGCTGCCAGGTTATATTCCAGACATGAGAACTTGGGACGGAAAAATGAGACTACCAACAGAGCAAAAAGTAACACCACAAGTTTGGCAACAGTGGGTAATTCAGCAAAAGCAAACGAACAACGTTGATTTATCTGCTATCGAAAACTGGATCCAGCAGCAACAAAAGACATTGAATCTGAATGCTGACTCTTTGGAGGGTTGGATTATGCAGCAACAACAGTCAAATCCTAGCTTTTTATACAACTGGACAGTCAAGAAACAGGTTCCTAACCTATCAGTTGACTTTGGTAAAAATATTCTAGATCAGCTTAAGAATGGCGCTGATAAGACAGTTGAAGTTGTTAATGGTGTTTTGAGACTTCCAACATCCACAAATACAGACTCAGTTATTCCAGTTGATGAGAATGGTAACATTGTTCTAGGCGGCCGTCCAAGAGACAGTTCTGTAGTGCTCGATTTTGGTAAAAATGTCTTAGATCAAGTAAAGAATGGTGATGATAAAACCGTCGAAGTTATCAACGATGTTTTAACACGCCCAACATCCAGAGATAGAGACGCATCTGTAGTCCTTGGAGGTAATGACCGACCTGTTCTTGTTGACCGTCCAACATTTGACCTTCCAACATCCAGAGACAGAGATGCAACTGTTGTTATTGGAGGTAATGACAGACCTATTCTTGATCTCCCAACTTCCAGAGACAGAGACGCAACTGTTGTTATTGGAGGTAATGACAGACCACTTCTTGACCGTCCAACATCCAGAGATAGAGATGCAACTGTAGTCCTAGGAGGTAATGAAAGACCTGTTGTTCTTGACCGTCCAACATTTGACCTCCCAACGTCAAGAGACAGAGATGCAACCGTAGTTATTGGAGGTAATGACAGACCTCTTCTTGACCGTCCAACATCCAGAGATAGAGATGCAACTGTAGTCCTAGGAGGTAATGACAGACCTGTTGTTCTTGACCGTCCAACATTTGAC CTCCCAACGTCAAGAGACAGAGATGCAACCGTAGTTATTGGAGGTAATGACAGAC CTCTTCTTGACCGTCCAACATCCAGAGATAGAGATGCAACTGTAGTCCTAGGAGGTAATGACAGACCTGTTGTTCTTGACCGTCCAACATTTGACCTCCCAACGTCAAGAGACAGAGATGCAACCGTAGTTGTCGGAGGTAATGACAGACCTCTTCTTGACCTTCCAACATCCAGAGATAGAGACGCAACCGTTGTCATTGGAGGTAATGATAGACCCCTTCTTGACCGTCCAACATCCAGAGATAGAGACGCAACTGTAGTCCTTGGAGGTAATGACAGAC CTGTTGTTCTTGACCGTCCAACATTTGACCTCCCAACATCCAGAGACAGAGATGCAACCGTAGTTGTCGGAGGCAATGACAGACCTCTTCTTGATCTTCCAACATCCAGAGATAGAGATGCAACTGTAGTTATTGGAGGTAATGACAGACCTCTTCTTGACCGTCCAACATCCAGAGATAGAGATGCAACTGTAGTCCTAGGAGGTAATGACAGACCTGTTGTTCTTGACCGTCCAACATTTGACCTCCCAACGTCAAGAGACAGAGATGCAACCGTAGTTGTCGGAGGTAATGACAGACCTCTTCTTGACCTTCCAACATCCAGAGATAGAGACGCAACCGTTGTCATTGGAGGTAATGATAGACCCCTTCTTGACCGTCCAACATCCAGAGATAGAGACGCAACTGTAGTCCTTGGAGGTAATGACAGACCTGTTCTTGACCGTCCAACATCCAGAGATAGAGATGCAACTGTAGTCCTTGGAGGTAATGACAGAC CTGTTCTTGACCGTCCAACATCCAGAGATAGAGATGCAACTGTAGTCCTTGGAGGTAATGACAGACCTGTTGTTCTTGACCGTCCAACATTTGAC CTTCCAACATCCAGAGATAGAGACGCAACCGTTGTCATTGGAGGTAATGATAGACCCCTTCTTGACCGTCCAACATCCAGAGATAGAGACGCAACTGTAGTCCTTGGAGGTAATGACAGACCTGTTCTTGACCGTCCAACATCCAGAGATAGAGATGCAACTGTAGTCCTTGGAGGTAATGACAGACCTGTTGTTCTTGACCGTCCAACATTTGACCTCCCAACATCCAGAGACAGAGATGCAACCGTAGTTGTCGGAGGCAATGACAGACCTCTTCTTGATCTTCCAACATCCAGAGATAGAGACGCAACTGTAGTCCTTGGAGGTAATGACACACCTGTTCTTGACCGTCCAACATCCAGAGATAGAGATGCAACTGTAGTCCTTGGAGGTAATGACAGACCTGTTGTTCTTGACCGTCCAACATTTGACCTCCCAACATCCAGAGACAGAGATGCAACTGTTGTTATTGGAGGTAATGATAGACCTCTTCTTGATCTTCCAACATCCAGAGATAGAGATGCAACTGTAGTCCTTGGAGGTAATGACAGACCTGTTGTTCTTGACCGTCCAACATTTGACCTACCAACATCCAGAGATAGAGACGCAACTGTTGTAATTAGTGGTAATGACAGACCTCTTTTTGAGCGCCCCACATCCAGAGATAGAGATGCTTCTGTTGTCCTAGATTTAggtaaaaatgttttaaataacattaaaaatggTGCTGACAAAACTGTCCAGGTTGTTGATAACGTTTTAAACCATGCAACCTCCAGAGACAGAGATTCTTCTGTAGTAATTGAACTTCCTGTATCAAAGGATAGAGATTCTTCAGTTATTCTTAACGGTCGCACGCTACCAACCACCAACATTGAAATAGATCCTGGATTCGCTGGCCCATTGAGAAATATATTGAGCATCAAGAAAGTACAGCCGGTAGATTGGCAAAAATGGTTGATTCAACAAAAACAAAAGAACAACATTGATATAACTGTTATTGAAAACTGGATCAATAACCAACATGAAGTATTAAAACTAGACCAAAGTATTATAGAGGCATGGATAATGCAACAACAAAACTCAAATCCAAGCTTTTTGTACAACTGGATGATTAGGAAACAGATACCCAATATGTTAAACGAAAACGGACCAATGGTAGAATCACCTTTGAATGGAAAAGGACCAATGATGGAACCAACTGGGAAATTAAATGTAGAAAAAGCAACTCCAGAAGTTTGGCAACGATGGGTAAtacaacaaaaacaacagaaCAACGTTGATTTAAATGTTATCGAAAACTGGATCAACCAGCAACACCAGGTATTAAAACAAGATGTAGGAGACTTGGAAGGATGGATCATCCAGCAACAAAGGATGAATCCTAGCTTTTTGTACAATTGGATAATCAGGAAAGAGGTTCCTCAAATTTCCTCCCAATGGTTTGTCCAAAGTAAAGAAGTTGAAGAACCTGAAGTTTCACAACTATACGTAAATGGACAAATGGTTGAAAGCGTAGAACCAAGTGTTTGGCAGCAATGGTTAATtgcacaaaaacaaaaatataacatcGATATAAGCGTTATAGAAAACTGGATAAATCAACAACACCAACAAATGAAGTTGGATGTTGGATACTTGGAAGGGTGGATCATGCAACAACAAAACGCCAATGCTAACTTCTTGGTCAACTGGATCATCAAAAGACAAGTTCCCAGTTTTTCATACCAATGGAAAATGGTACGCATGGTTTCACAACCACAAAATAGCGGCACTTTCCACGTTTGGATCAACAATAGAAGCGTAGAGAAAGTTTCCCCTGAGGTTTGGAAACAATGGGTCAGTGAACAACAAAGGAACGGCATGGATATGAGTCTTGTAGAGAGAAACATCAACCAATGGCACGAATCACTGAAGGTAGATCTTGCATATTTGGAAGCATGGGTAATGCAAGAACAACAAGCTGACTCCAAATTTTTGTATAGATGGACAGTCGAGAGAAAAATCCCCGCTATCTCTTACAAGTGGAAGATGGAAAGTCAGAGAGTACAACCTGTAGTCACAAGCAGCTCTTCACATACCTACACCTGGAAAGTACAAAAGCAAACACAACAGTAG
- the LOC126888447 gene encoding uncharacterized protein LOC126888447 isoform X11: protein MKLKILISSFLLVGISQAALLGRQGILAQTANKLGLGNIISVNADAEANLLGNKVGVDGAVGIGGQGIGAHLSGDADVLGQKVNVHGDVLDGHAIDQHNHEVFRDNRGRQYTLQRQYIGSNSVLVRKYLDNGQIYVDGADQDNVLQHSQSGRVVISGNSGSNGGYMQQGGLLINRVPNINVIATSRDRDATVRIPLTGHLPNGIVELDPGFSGPWGNMKLDPGFAGPWRNMLLNIKRVSPLEWQEWLLEQKQRNRNLDLTLIEQWINQQHLLLKVDTAVIEGWIMQQQKSNPNFLYNWIINHQVPNLLGNMRLPGYIPDMRTWDGKMRLPTEQKVTPQVWQQWVIQQKQTNNVDLSAIENWIQQQQKTLNLNADSLEGWIMQQQQSNPSFLYNWTVKKQVPNLSVDFGKNILDQLKNGADKTVEVVNGVLRLPTSTNTDSVIPVDENGNIVLGGRPRDSSVVLDFGKNVLDQVKNGDDKTVEVINDVLTRPTSRDRDASVVLGGNDRPVLVDRPTFDLPTSRDRDATVVIGGNDRPILDLPTSRDRDATVVIGGNDRPLLDRPTSRDRDATVVLGGNERPVVLDRPTFDLPTSRDRDATVVIGGNDRPLLDRPTSRDRDATVVLGGNDRPVVLDRPTFDLPTSRDRDATVVVGGNDRPLLDLPTSRDRDATVVARGNDRPVVLERPTFDLPTSRDRDATVVIGGNDRPLLDLPTSRDRDATVVVGGNDRPVVLERPTFDLPTSRDRDATVVIGGNDRPLLDRPTSRDRDATVVLGGNDRPVVLDRPTFDLPTSRDRDATVVVGGNDRPLLDLPTSRDRDATVVIGGNDRPLLDRPTSRDRDATVVLGGNDRPVVLDRPTFDLPTSRDRDATVVVGGNDRPLLDLPTSRDRDATVVIGGNDRPLLDRPTSRDRDATVVLGGNDRPVVLDRPTFDLPTSRDRDATVVVGGNDRPLLDLPTSRDRDATVVIGGNDRPLLDRPTSRDRDATVVLGGNDRPVLDRPTSRDRDATVVLGGNDRPVLDRPTSRDRDATVVLGGNDRPVVLDRPTFDLPTSRDRDATVVIGGNDRPLLDRPTSRDRDATVVLGGNDRPVLDRPTSRDRDATVVLGGNDRPVLDRPTSRDRDATVVLGGNDRPVVLDRPTFDLPTSRDRDATVVIGGNDRPLLDLPTSRDRDATVVLGGNDRPVVLDRPTFDLPTSRDRDATVVISGNDRPLFERPTSRDRDASVVLDLGKNVLNNIKNGADKTVQVVDNVLNHATSRDRDSSVVIELPVSKDRDSSVILNGRTLPTTNIEIDPGFAGPLRNILSIKKVQPVDWQKWLIQQKQKNNIDITVIENWINNQHEVLKLDQSIIEAWIMQQQNSNPSFLYNWMIRKQIPNMLNENGPMVESPLNGKGPMMEPTGKLNVEKATPEVWQRWVIQQKQQNNVDLNVIENWINQQHQVLKQDVGDLEGWIIQQQRMNPSFLYNWIIRKEVPQISSQWFVQSKEVEEPEVSQLYVNGQMVESVEPSVWQQWLIAQKQKYNIDISVIENWINQQHQQMKLDVGYLEGWIMQQQNANANFLVNWIIKRQVPSFSYQWKMVRMVSQPQNSGTFHVWINNRSVEKVSPEVWKQWVSEQQRNGMDMSLVERNINQWHESLKVDLAYLEAWVMQEQQADSKFLYRWTVERKIPAISYKWKMESQRVQPVVTSSSSHTYTWKVQKQTQQ from the exons aGACAACAGAGGCCGTCAATACACCCTTCAACGTCAGTACATCGGTTCCAACTCCGTCTTGGTCAGAAAATACTTGGACAATGGACAAATTTACGTCGATGGTGCAGACCAAGATAATGTATTGCAACATTCTCAGTCCGGTAGGGTTGTAATTAGCGGAAACAGTGGCTCCAATGGTGGATATATGCAACAAGGAGGACTCCTTATTAATCGAGTACCAAATATAAATGTTATTGCTACATCTAGAGATAGGGACGCAACAGTTCGTATACCACTTACAGGTCATTTACCAAATGGTATTGTAGAACTAGATCCCGGTTTCTCTGGACCATGGGGAAATATGAAACTAGATCCCGGTTTCGCAGGTCCATGGAGAAATATGCTTTTGAATATTAAGAGAGTATCACCTCTAGAGTGGCAAGAATGGCTGCTTGAACAAAAACAAAGGAACAGAAACCTTGATTTAACTCTTATTGAACAATGGATTAATCAACAACATTTATTATTGAAGGTAGACACTGCAGTTATAGAAGGATGGATCATGCAGCAACAAAAATCTAACCCTAACTTCTTGTATAACTGGATCATTAATCACCAGGTTCCTAATCTTTTAGGCAACATGAGGCTGCCAGGTTATATTCCAGACATGAGAACTTGGGACGGAAAAATGAGACTACCAACAGAGCAAAAAGTAACACCACAAGTTTGGCAACAGTGGGTAATTCAGCAAAAGCAAACGAACAACGTTGATTTATCTGCTATCGAAAACTGGATCCAGCAGCAACAAAAGACATTGAATCTGAATGCTGACTCTTTGGAGGGTTGGATTATGCAGCAACAACAGTCAAATCCTAGCTTTTTATACAACTGGACAGTCAAGAAACAGGTTCCTAACCTATCAGTTGACTTTGGTAAAAATATTCTAGATCAGCTTAAGAATGGCGCTGATAAGACAGTTGAAGTTGTTAATGGTGTTTTGAGACTTCCAACATCCACAAATACAGACTCAGTTATTCCAGTTGATGAGAATGGTAACATTGTTCTAGGCGGCCGTCCAAGAGACAGTTCTGTAGTGCTCGATTTTGGTAAAAATGTCTTAGATCAAGTAAAGAATGGTGATGATAAAACCGTCGAAGTTATCAACGATGTTTTAACACGCCCAACATCCAGAGATAGAGACGCATCTGTAGTCCTTGGAGGTAATGACCGACCTGTTCTTGTTGACCGTCCAACATTTGACCTTCCAACATCCAGAGACAGAGATGCAACTGTTGTTATTGGAGGTAATGACAGACCTATTCTTGATCTCCCAACTTCCAGAGACAGAGACGCAACTGTTGTTATTGGAGGTAATGACAGACCACTTCTTGACCGTCCAACATCCAGAGATAGAGATGCAACTGTAGTCCTAGGAGGTAATGAAAGACCTGTTGTTCTTGACCGTCCAACATTTGACCTCCCAACGTCAAGAGACAGAGATGCAACCGTAGTTATTGGAGGTAATGACAGACCTCTTCTTGACCGTCCAACATCCAGAGATAGAGATGCAACTGTAGTCCTAGGAGGTAATGACAGACCTGTTGTTCTTGACCGTCCAACATTTGACCTCCCAACGTCAAGAGACAGAGATGCAACCGTAGTTGTCGGAGGTAATGACAGACCTCTTCTTGACCTTCCAACATCCAGAGACAGAGATGCAACCGTAGTTGCCAGAGGTAATGACAGACCTGTTGTTCTTGAACGTCCAACATTTGACCTCCCAACGTCAAGAGACAGAGATGCAACCGTAGTTATTGGAGGTAATGACAGAC CTCTTCTTGACCTTCCAACATCCAGAGACAGAGATGCAACCGTAGTTGTTGGAGGTAATGACAGACCTGTTGTTCTTGAACGTCCAACATTTGACCTCCCAACATCCAGAGACAGAGATGCAACTGTAGTTATTGGAGGTAATGACAGACCTCTTCTTGACCGTCCAACATCCAGAGATAGAGATGCAACTGTAGTCCTAGGAGGTAATGACAGACCTGTTGTTCTTGACCGTCCAACATTTGACCTCCCAACGTCAAGAGACAGAGATGCAACCGTAGTTGTCGGAGGTAATGACAGACCTCTTCTTGACCTTCCAACATCCAGAGATAGAGACGCAACCGTTGTCATTGGAGGTAATGATAGACCCCTTCTTGACCGTCCAACATCCAGAGATAGAGACGCAACTGTAGTCCTTGGAGGTAATGACAGAC CTGTTGTTCTTGACCGTCCAACATTTGACCTCCCAACATCCAGAGACAGAGATGCAACCGTAGTTGTCGGAGGCAATGACAGACCTCTTCTTGATCTTCCAACATCCAGAGATAGAGATGCAACTGTAGTTATTGGAGGTAATGACAGACCTCTTCTTGACCGTCCAACATCCAGAGATAGAGATGCAACTGTAGTCCTAGGAGGTAATGACAGACCTGTTGTTCTTGACCGTCCAACATTTGACCTCCCAACGTCAAGAGACAGAGATGCAACCGTAGTTGTCGGAGGTAATGACAGACCTCTTCTTGACCTTCCAACATCCAGAGATAGAGACGCAACCGTTGTCATTGGAGGTAATGATAGACCCCTTCTTGACCGTCCAACATCCAGAGATAGAGACGCAACTGTAGTCCTTGGAGGTAATGACAGACCTGTTCTTGACCGTCCAACATCCAGAGATAGAGATGCAACTGTAGTCCTTGGAGGTAATGACAGAC CTGTTCTTGACCGTCCAACATCCAGAGATAGAGATGCAACTGTAGTCCTTGGAGGTAATGACAGACCTGTTGTTCTTGACCGTCCAACATTTGAC CTTCCAACATCCAGAGATAGAGACGCAACCGTTGTCATTGGAGGTAATGATAGACCCCTTCTTGACCGTCCAACATCCAGAGATAGAGACGCAACTGTAGTCCTTGGAGGTAATGACAGACCTGTTCTTGACCGTCCAACATCCAGAGATAGAGATGCAACTGTAGTCCTTGGAGGTAATGACAGAC CTGTTCTTGACCGTCCAACATCCAGAGATAGAGATGCAACTGTAGTCCTTGGAGGTAATGACAGACCTGTTGTTCTTGACCGTCCAACATTTGACCTCCCAACATCCAGAGACAGAGATGCAACTGTTGTTATTGGAGGTAATGATAGACCTCTTCTTGATCTTCCAACATCCAGAGATAGAGATGCAACTGTAGTCCTTGGAGGTAATGACAGACCTGTTGTTCTTGACCGTCCAACATTTGACCTACCAACATCCAGAGATAGAGACGCAACTGTTGTAATTAGTGGTAATGACAGACCTCTTTTTGAGCGCCCCACATCCAGAGATAGAGATGCTTCTGTTGTCCTAGATTTAggtaaaaatgttttaaataacattaaaaatggTGCTGACAAAACTGTCCAGGTTGTTGATAACGTTTTAAACCATGCAACCTCCAGAGACAGAGATTCTTCTGTAGTAATTGAACTTCCTGTATCAAAGGATAGAGATTCTTCAGTTATTCTTAACGGTCGCACGCTACCAACCACCAACATTGAAATAGATCCTGGATTCGCTGGCCCATTGAGAAATATATTGAGCATCAAGAAAGTACAGCCGGTAGATTGGCAAAAATGGTTGATTCAACAAAAACAAAAGAACAACATTGATATAACTGTTATTGAAAACTGGATCAATAACCAACATGAAGTATTAAAACTAGACCAAAGTATTATAGAGGCATGGATAATGCAACAACAAAACTCAAATCCAAGCTTTTTGTACAACTGGATGATTAGGAAACAGATACCCAATATGTTAAACGAAAACGGACCAATGGTAGAATCACCTTTGAATGGAAAAGGACCAATGATGGAACCAACTGGGAAATTAAATGTAGAAAAAGCAACTCCAGAAGTTTGGCAACGATGGGTAAtacaacaaaaacaacagaaCAACGTTGATTTAAATGTTATCGAAAACTGGATCAACCAGCAACACCAGGTATTAAAACAAGATGTAGGAGACTTGGAAGGATGGATCATCCAGCAACAAAGGATGAATCCTAGCTTTTTGTACAATTGGATAATCAGGAAAGAGGTTCCTCAAATTTCCTCCCAATGGTTTGTCCAAAGTAAAGAAGTTGAAGAACCTGAAGTTTCACAACTATACGTAAATGGACAAATGGTTGAAAGCGTAGAACCAAGTGTTTGGCAGCAATGGTTAATtgcacaaaaacaaaaatataacatcGATATAAGCGTTATAGAAAACTGGATAAATCAACAACACCAACAAATGAAGTTGGATGTTGGATACTTGGAAGGGTGGATCATGCAACAACAAAACGCCAATGCTAACTTCTTGGTCAACTGGATCATCAAAAGACAAGTTCCCAGTTTTTCATACCAATGGAAAATGGTACGCATGGTTTCACAACCACAAAATAGCGGCACTTTCCACGTTTGGATCAACAATAGAAGCGTAGAGAAAGTTTCCCCTGAGGTTTGGAAACAATGGGTCAGTGAACAACAAAGGAACGGCATGGATATGAGTCTTGTAGAGAGAAACATCAACCAATGGCACGAATCACTGAAGGTAGATCTTGCATATTTGGAAGCATGGGTAATGCAAGAACAACAAGCTGACTCCAAATTTTTGTATAGATGGACAGTCGAGAGAAAAATCCCCGCTATCTCTTACAAGTGGAAGATGGAAAGTCAGAGAGTACAACCTGTAGTCACAAGCAGCTCTTCACATACCTACACCTGGAAAGTACAAAAGCAAACACAACAGTAG